One part of the Candidatus Borreliella tachyglossi genome encodes these proteins:
- the rsmG gene encoding 16S rRNA (guanine(527)-N(7))-methyltransferase RsmG encodes MMNYSELALKNLGMSFTSESIDKLKFYIERILLFGTRFNLVSNNDKNFNAILLHALDSVSGLPIIMDSNPHQVLDVGSGAGFPGIVLALFDSSRKYFLLERSNKKATFLRMMKLELRLDNVEILEHDVNNEKNKYEFITMRAFRDIREYANILRLILKNGGLIMAYKGRLSKVKLEIKHTEILFSKIEIKPSAVSGGKERNFLLLYG; translated from the coding sequence ATGATGAATTATTCTGAACTTGCTTTAAAGAATTTAGGAATGTCTTTTACTTCAGAAAGCATCGATAAGTTAAAGTTTTATATAGAGCGAATTTTGTTATTTGGTACTAGGTTTAATTTAGTATCAAATAATGATAAAAATTTTAATGCAATACTTTTGCATGCGCTCGATTCTGTGTCTGGGCTTCCTATTATTATGGATAGTAACCCTCATCAGGTACTTGATGTTGGCAGTGGGGCAGGATTTCCAGGGATTGTTTTAGCGCTTTTTGATAGTTCTAGAAAATATTTTCTTCTTGAGCGTAGTAATAAAAAGGCTACTTTTTTGAGGATGATGAAGTTGGAACTTAGATTAGACAATGTGGAAATTTTAGAGCACGATGTTAACAACGAGAAAAATAAGTATGAATTCATTACAATGAGGGCTTTCAGAGATATAAGAGAATATGCAAATATTTTAAGATTGATTTTAAAGAACGGGGGCTTGATTATGGCCTATAAGGGAAGGCTTAGTAAGGTTAAGCTTGAAATTAAGCATACTGAAATCTTGTTTAGCAAAATAGAAATAAAACCATCGGCAGTGAGTGGTGGTAAGGAGAGAAATTTTCTTCTTCTTTACGGATAG